From the Halorhabdus utahensis DSM 12940 genome, one window contains:
- a CDS encoding DUF7127 family protein, which translates to MRLEQQTVGDAAIRRFDYEDATTFVADIGRDGAVDVVGDTAIVITDDDQYDVSLPDGGEPTAFMNNGVLTIEVKG; encoded by the coding sequence ATGAGATTAGAACAGCAGACAGTCGGCGACGCGGCGATCCGCCGGTTCGACTACGAGGACGCGACGACCTTCGTGGCCGATATCGGCCGTGACGGTGCTGTCGACGTCGTCGGCGATACGGCAATCGTCATCACCGACGACGACCAGTATGACGTCTCTCTGCCGGATGGGGGGGAGCCAACAGCCTTTATGAACAACGGCGTTCTTACCATCGAGGTGAAAGGATGA
- the panB gene encoding 3-methyl-2-oxobutanoate hydroxymethyltransferase, with product MTTVRDVREMVGTEPITMLTAYDATTAELVEDAGVDVILVGDSLGNVVLGHDSTLPVTMDQMASHTAAVVRGTDDALVVTDLPFLSVGADRGDSVENAGRLLKEAGANAVKIESGPHTVELTEHLTDLGIPVMAHLGLTPQHVNRLGYTRQGTTQDAAEEIRDLAVAHEDAGAFALVLEHVPANLAAAITADLEIPTIGIGAGPDCDGQVLVVDDAVGLSESAPPFAEAFGNVRDAYADALDGYVDAVEGGQFPAEEHCHVADDLDLD from the coding sequence ATGACTACGGTGCGAGACGTCCGGGAGATGGTCGGGACGGAGCCGATCACGATGCTGACAGCCTACGACGCCACGACGGCCGAACTGGTCGAAGATGCCGGCGTGGACGTGATTCTGGTCGGGGACAGTCTCGGCAACGTCGTTCTGGGTCACGACTCGACGCTCCCCGTCACGATGGACCAGATGGCGAGCCACACGGCGGCGGTCGTCCGGGGAACCGACGACGCGCTGGTCGTCACAGATCTTCCCTTCCTGAGCGTTGGGGCGGACCGGGGCGACTCGGTCGAGAACGCCGGCCGACTGCTCAAGGAGGCCGGGGCGAACGCGGTCAAGATCGAGAGTGGCCCCCACACCGTCGAGTTGACCGAGCACCTGACTGATCTCGGCATCCCGGTCATGGCCCACCTCGGCTTGACGCCCCAGCACGTCAACCGACTGGGATACACCCGGCAGGGAACCACCCAGGACGCAGCCGAAGAGATCCGCGACCTCGCCGTGGCCCACGAGGACGCCGGGGCGTTCGCACTCGTGCTCGAACACGTCCCTGCCAACCTTGCGGCGGCCATCACTGCCGACCTCGAGATTCCGACGATCGGTATCGGGGCTGGACCTGACTGTGACGGCCAGGTTTTGGTCGTCGACGACGCGGTGGGCCTCAGCGAGTCAGCTCCGCCCTTCGCCGAAGCGTTCGGCAACGTCCGGGATGCTTACGCCGACGCACTCGACGGGTACGTCGACGCCGTCGAAGGCGGTCAGTTCCCGGCCGAGGAACACTGCCACGTCGCGGACGATCTCGATCTCGACTGA
- a CDS encoding DUF5822 domain-containing protein: MAEPSARTDPDGVDHGWVLQTTFVVTIVLGAPIVAVLSLGQSLPTWTARATFAIRVGAVVWFLTAVGVFVYERRYRA, from the coding sequence GTGGCCGAACCGAGTGCGCGCACCGATCCCGACGGCGTCGATCACGGGTGGGTCCTGCAGACGACGTTCGTCGTGACAATCGTCCTCGGCGCGCCGATCGTCGCCGTCCTCTCGCTCGGACAATCGCTGCCGACCTGGACAGCACGGGCAACCTTTGCGATACGCGTCGGTGCAGTGGTCTGGTTTCTGACCGCAGTCGGCGTCTTCGTATACGAACGGCGGTATCGCGCCTGA